One window of the Silurus meridionalis isolate SWU-2019-XX chromosome 24, ASM1480568v1, whole genome shotgun sequence genome contains the following:
- the slitrk6 gene encoding SLIT and NTRK-like protein 6, whose translation MLARIMFLCSFLACASLQEDESLKVSFAGACETLCACEEKDGVLHINCEKRNINRISQVQVPSDRPFHLNLYKNDIVELLPEDMEAFKNAVTLHLSGNSIQELVPGVFSALGSLKKLHINSNFLVMLKEDTFHGLVNLEYLQADTNFIRIVEPGAFSKLVRLKVLILNDNSIEFLPSNIFRFVPLTHLDLRGNNLQTLPYVGFLEHIGRIIELQLEDNNWICDCQNLQLKNWIEIMRPQSSIGEVVCDSPQHLKGIPLAKVKRDVLCPSHADINFEEPSKSLDMVVTPSTKVLQIPESRNDAKIPTPSHVPKTSCASECSCHNHPSAGFLIHCEDRGIQRISDLGIFQQSPSKLVLTGNMIERILKYDFVTYDSLELLNLANNQINYVDNEAFLSLSSLKKLYLNGNRIERITATMFVGLHNLEYLYLEYNTIREIEAGSFNPLTNLNLLFLNNNQLSALPAQIFRNVPLAKLNLRSNLFMHLQVSNVLEQLDFLEQIYLEDNPWDCTCDLVSIKQWLEKLRKDTVVGSILCHSPKKIVNAEVRLLKHDVLCPGLVTQYSLPSSEFGAVTTIAPEGGINGFFRSLTDAVPLSVLILCLLILFLTIIFCSAGIIVFVLHRRRRRSKKKQAEEQTRENSPIHLHYSMYGQKTTHHLAERHDPNMYDEPSRSPIIQVCRNPSYCLQHKEYDTEDYDIEKPNRLRHSITDKENGSPLSGSMKYKAMSHEYPAHDFVSLGDKGSLYKNILERERELQQLSITEYLRKNISQLQDVQVPGHHQELKLMETLVYTRPRKVMVEQTKNEYFELKANLHAEPDYLEVLEHQTTFN comes from the coding sequence ATGCTGGCCAGGATCATGTTCCTTTGTTCCTTTTTAGCTTGTGCTAGTTTGCAGGAGGATGAGAGTCTAAAGGTATCTTTTGCAGGAGCTTGTGAAACATTGTGCGCCTGCGAGGAGAAGGACGGAGTGTTGCACATAAATTGcgagaaaagaaatataaacagGATCTCTCAAGTCCAAGTACCTTCAGATAGACCTTTCCATTTAAATCTATACAAGAACGATATTGTGGAGCTGCTCCCAGAGGACATGGAGGCTTTTAAGAACGCAGTCACATTGCATCTGAGTGGTAACAGCATACAAGAGCTGGTGCCCGGTGTTTTCAGTGCACTGGGCTCGTTGAAGAAGTTGCACATCAACAGCAATTTTCTGGTGATGTTGAAGGAGGATACTTTTCATGGCTTGGTAAATTTAGAATACCTCCAGGCTGACACAAATTTCATCCGAATCGTGGAGCCTGGGGCATTTAGCAAACTTGTCCGTCTCAAAGTCCTGATCCTCAACGATAACTCCATCGAGTTCCTTCCCAGCAACATCTTCCGATTCGTGCCTCTGACTCATTTGGACCTACGTGGAAACAATCTTCAGACTCTGCCGTATGTGGGATTTCTAGAGCACATAGGCCGCATCATTGAGCTTCAGCTGGAGGACAATAATTGGATCTGTGACTGCCAGAATCTCCAGTTGAAGAACTGGATCGAGATTATGCGACCACAGTCATCCATTGGGGAAGTGGTTTGCGACAGCCCCCAGCATCTCAAGGGTATCCCTTTGGCCAAAGTAAAACGGGATGTATTGTGCCCGTCCCATGCGGATATAAACTTTGAAGAACCGTCCAAGTCTCTGGACATGGTGGTCACCCCGTCGACAAAGGTGCTCCAAATACCAGAATCAAGAAATGATGCAAAGATTCCCACGCCTTCTCATGTCCCAAAGACATCATGTGCATCAGAGTGTTCTTGTCACAACCATCCCAGCGCAGGGTTCCTCATTCACTGCGAGGATCGGGGCATCCAGAGGATATCAGACCTCGGAATTTTTCAGCAAAGTCCGAGTAAGCTTGTTTTAACTGGCAACATGATAGAGCGAATCCTAAAATATGATTTTGTTACATATGACAGTTTGGAGTTGCTTAATCTGGCAAACAACCAAATCAACTATGTAGACAACGAAGCATTTTTAAGTCTGAGCAGTCTTAAAAAACTGTACCTGAATGGTAATAGGATTGAGAGAATTACTGCTACTATGTTTGTAGGCCTCCATAATCTGGAATACTTGTACTTGGAATATAACACAATCAGGGAGATTGAGGCAGGTTCATTCAACCCTTTGACAAACCTCAATCTCCTGTTCTTGAACAACAACCAGCTCAGTGCTCTACCAGCGCAAATATTTAGGAACGTTCCCTTGGCCAAGTTGAATTTGCGAAGCAATCTGTTCATGCACCTGCAGGTCAGCAATGTGTTAGAGCAGCTCGATTTCCTGGAACAGATTTACCTCGAGGACAATCCTTGGGACTGTACATGTGATCTAGTCAGCATAAAGCAATGGTTAGAGAAGCTCAGGAAGGATACGGTGGTGGGCTCCATCTTGTGCCACAGTCCCAAAAAAATCGTCAATGCTGAAGTCAGGCTCCTAAAGCATGATGTTCTTTGCCCTGGTTTGGTCACGCAATACTCCTTACCCTCGAGTGAATTTGGGGCTGTTACAACAATAGCACCGGAAGGAGGCATAAACGGCTTCTTCCGATCCCTAACTGATGCAGTTCCTCTTTCTGTCCTAATCCTATGCCTCCTCATTCTCTTCCTTACTATTATCTTCTGTTCTGCGGGGATCATTGTCTTTGTCTTGCACCGCCGACGCAGGCGTTCAAAGAAAAAGCAAGCTGAAGAACAGACTCGTGAAAATAGCCCCATCCACCTGCATTACAGCATGTATGGACAGAAAACTACTCACCACTTGGCTGAGAGGCATGACCCCAACATGTATGATGAACCTTCTCGAAGTCCCATCATTCAAGTTTGCAGAAACCCCAGCTATTGTTTGCAGCACAAAGAATACGACACAGAGGATTATGACATAGAGAAACCAAATCGGCTTCGCCACAGCATCACTGATAAGGAGAATGGCTCCCCGCTTAGCGGGTCAATGAAGTACAAGGCGATGTCCCATGAGTACCCTGCTCATGATTTCGTTTCGTTGGGTGACAAGGGGTCTTTGTACAAAAACATCCTGGAGCGGGAACGT